In Streptomyces hawaiiensis, one genomic interval encodes:
- the nudC gene encoding NAD(+) diphosphatase: MTTWTDPNADRPISLTAPSGIDRAAHHRLDEAWLAAAWSHPTTRCFVVSGGQVLIDETADGHTELVMTPSFEAPLTEAHRYFLGIDEDGVSYFALQKDSLPGRMDQSARPAGLREAGALLSARDVGLMVHAVGLENWQRTHRFCSRCGERTIIAAAGHIRRCQACGAEHYPRTDPAVIMAVTDEDDRILLGRQVHWPEGRFSTLAGFVEPGESIEQSVRREVHEEVGISVGQVEYVASQPWPFPSSLMLGFLARATSTEIEVDGDEIHEARWFSRDELGAAFESGEMLPPYGISIAARLIELWYGKPLPTRSAA, encoded by the coding sequence GTGACCACCTGGACCGACCCCAACGCCGACCGTCCCATCTCGCTCACCGCCCCGAGCGGCATCGACCGGGCCGCCCACCACCGGCTCGACGAGGCCTGGCTCGCGGCGGCGTGGAGCCACCCCACGACGCGCTGCTTCGTGGTCTCCGGCGGACAGGTCCTCATCGACGAGACGGCGGACGGGCACACCGAACTCGTCATGACCCCCTCCTTCGAGGCCCCCCTCACCGAGGCGCACCGCTACTTCCTCGGCATCGACGAGGACGGCGTCAGCTACTTCGCCCTCCAGAAGGACTCGCTGCCCGGGCGCATGGACCAGTCCGCGCGCCCGGCGGGCCTGCGCGAGGCGGGCGCGCTGCTGTCCGCCCGTGACGTGGGCCTGATGGTGCACGCGGTGGGCCTGGAGAACTGGCAGCGCACGCACCGCTTCTGCTCGCGCTGCGGCGAGCGCACCATCATCGCCGCCGCCGGACACATCCGCCGCTGCCAGGCCTGCGGCGCGGAGCACTACCCGCGCACGGACCCCGCCGTGATCATGGCCGTGACCGACGAGGACGACCGCATCCTGCTCGGCCGCCAGGTCCACTGGCCCGAGGGCCGCTTCTCGACGCTGGCCGGTTTCGTCGAGCCCGGCGAGTCCATCGAGCAGTCGGTGCGCCGTGAGGTCCACGAGGAGGTCGGCATCAGCGTCGGCCAGGTCGAGTACGTCGCCAGCCAGCCCTGGCCCTTCCCCTCCAGCCTCATGCTGGGCTTCCTGGCCCGCGCCACCTCCACCGAGATCGAGGTCGACGGCGACGAGATCCACGAGGCCCGCTGGTTCTCCCGCGACGAGTTGGGCGCGGCGTTCGAGTCCGGCGAAATGCTCCCGCCCTACGGCATCTCGATCGCGGCCCGCCTGATCGAGCTCTGGTACGGCAAGCCGCTCCCGACGCGGAGTGCCGCCTGA
- a CDS encoding mycoredoxin, translating into MLGTVTMYSTTWCGYCRRLKSQMDREGIAYTEINIEQDPESAAFVEKANGGNQTVPTVLFPDGSTLTNPSLAQVKQKIGA; encoded by the coding sequence ATGCTGGGCACTGTGACGATGTACAGCACCACGTGGTGCGGCTACTGCCGCCGGCTGAAGAGCCAGATGGACCGCGAGGGCATCGCGTACACCGAGATCAACATCGAGCAGGACCCGGAGTCCGCCGCGTTCGTGGAGAAGGCGAATGGCGGAAACCAGACGGTGCCCACCGTCCTCTTCCCAGACGGCTCGACGCTCACGAACCCCTCGCTGGCTCAGGTGAAGCAGAAGATCGGCGCCTAG